One stretch of Pomacea canaliculata isolate SZHN2017 linkage group LG1, ASM307304v1, whole genome shotgun sequence DNA includes these proteins:
- the LOC112566542 gene encoding uncharacterized protein LOC112566542 encodes MREIGAGCHSQHEKQSKLMNREMREMPGGLLPYTSVFIDAGMPEFTYALLQCVRCSHEREVLIQKLQKLWTTPTNTNHVLPLLSVRSGFDLYLRIMKFPPGSEVIMSAVNIPDMVHIVRHHQLQVVPLDISIDTTAPKVELLKDIVTPHTVAIVIAHLYGKMCSIDDIISFAKERNIQVIEDCAECFGGFEKLSHPETDLALFSFGVIKLHTSFGGSIAKIKDIDMYRKMLELHSTYRLQTRLAYMRKVLKYIVLYFCLDVPFVNKNGIRVFQTLGINHKDFAIKMLRGFPKNMLENIRMQPSDALLATMLRRQKLFSESDFCLQRLKGEYMAKRLPDSLDIVGIKAPVNNYWLFPVLAENPDNFVSLLNALGVEAYRGATQLTVVEPHNGDPEPFTPSPLDTTSVINSCTAYVPETNCGDDTSVSVKIPAVNKRYPHEAKYLIDHVVYLPINKLVPFHQLNCMLQAIRLAVNVDKVEVNGKLRVMLPSKL; translated from the exons ATGCGAGAGATAGGAGCAGGTTGTCACAGTCAGCACGAAAAGCAAAGCAAACTAATGAATCGGGAGATGCGAGAAATGCCTGGGGGACTTCTTCCGTATACCAGTGTCTTCATTG ATGCAGGTATGCCAGAGTTTACCTATGCCCTACTGCAGTGTGTTAGATGTAGCCATGAACGAGAAGTTCTGATCCAGAAGCTGCAAAAGCTGTGGACCACACCAACCAACACCAACCATGTCCTGCCACTTCTTTCCGTTCGCTCAGGCTTTGACCTTTATTTAAGGATTATGAAGTTCCCTCCAGGGTCAGAAGTGATTATGTCAGCTGTGAATATACCTGACATGGTTCATATAGTAAGACATCACCAGCTTCAGGTGGTTCCTCTAGATATCAGTATTGATACCACAGCACCGAAAGTGGAGCTTCTAAAAGACATAGTTACCCCACACACAGTGGCTATTGTCATTGCCCACCTCTATGGTAAGATGTGCTCCATTGACGACATTATCTCATttgccaaagaaagaaacattcaaGTGATAGAAGACTGTGCAGAATGCTTTGGTGGCTTTGAGAAGCTGAGCCATCCTGAAACAGATCTTGCTTTATTCAGTTTTGGTGTAATAAAATTGCATACTTCTTTTGGTGGCAgcatagcaaaaatcaaagacattgacatgtacagaaaaatgttgGAGCTTCATTCGACATACAGGTTACAAACCCGACTGGCTTACATGAGAAAAGTTCTGAAATACATCGTTCTGTATTTTTGCCTTGATGTGCCATTTGTGAACAAAAATGGCATTCGTGTATTTCAGACTCTTGGTATCAACCACAAAGATTTCGCTATCAAG ATGCTTCGAGGGTTTCCCAAAAATATGCTGGAAAATATTCGCATGCAGCCTAGTGATGCTCTTCTGGCTACAATGCTGAGAAGGCAGAAATTGTTTTCTGAGTCAGATTTCTGCCTGCAAAGACTGAAAGGAGAGTACATGGCTAAAAGATTACCAGACAGCCTTGATATAGTTGGGATAAAAGCTCCAGTAAACAATTATTGGCTTTTCCCAGTTTTGGCT GAGAATCCAGACAACTTTGTTTCCTTGCTTAATGCCCTTGGAGTGGAGGCCTACCGTGGTGCTACCCAGCTAACCGTTGTAGAGCCACACAATGGAGACCCAGAGCCCTTTACACCCTCCCCTCTAGACACCACATCAGTGATCAACAGCTGCACAGCTTATGTACCAGAAACAAACTGTGGTGATGATACTAGTGTTTCAGTGAAAATACCGGCTGTGAACAAACGGTACCCACATGAAGCAAAGTACCTCATAGACCACGTGGTATACTTGCCCATCAATAAGCTGGTACCTTTCCATCAACTGAACTGTATGCTACAGGCTATTCGCCTTGCAGTAAATGTAGACAAGGTAGAGGTAAATGGCAAACTGAGGGTGATGCTGCCATCAAAATTGTGA